Proteins from one Drosophila gunungcola strain Sukarami chromosome 3R, Dgunungcola_SK_2, whole genome shotgun sequence genomic window:
- the LOC128251862 gene encoding collagen alpha-1(III) chain, whose protein sequence is MRLFAVIFWLGWAFCLARAKSPTPETGRLIASLQAAPAPAPAQSVIYKLPPQHYYPPPPPPIQHLPQHCNCPPGPPGPPGPPGLPGVPGQQGPKGPSGAKGERGEKGERGHYGLPGSPGQPGPMGPPGIPGPPGHKSRNDHHDHDHGHDHHHHHHHPHPHPPPPPPPPPPPPPPPHHHHHPHPPIIPPPIIVPIPIPAPQKGGHHHHHKGSDGPPGPPGPPGTGPPGPPGPPGTTYPPPPPPPPYPPYPYPPGPYPGPGGQIPWIPVPVPVPWPSKGHKGDKGHKGGHKGDKGGHHHHYYPPGHNKGGHYPYPPHNGGHGGHGGHGGHGGHGEHGGHGGHGGHGGHGEHGGHGGHNHPGHNHPGHSHPGHNHPGHNHPGHNHPGHNHPGHNHPGPYPPPYPPHGGDKGHHHHHHPSHNHGGGNDGHNHHHPSHNNGGQGHHHHPSHNHGGGNDGHNHHHPSHNNGGHNHNPSHNHGGGHDGHNHHPPSHNTGGHNHPPSHNSPPSHHNGNGGHNHHQPNPNEPGGSGEQSPRDDLDLLDEDVEIVENIIDDNDFMEGAEETPSENSDSETELEDAGYVGYVDNTVEVMETPVYAEEANEEDPNLSAENNVEPDEEPEEAVEDEPVMEDQMDMEIVMEDNQSFDGDAIEERTNKGPIILAIGTPRNPFHIYAYEQYNT, encoded by the exons ATGAGGCTGTTCGCAGTGATTTTCTGGCTAG GCTGGGCTTTTTGCCTGGCGAGAGCCAAGAGCCCGACTCCCGAGACGGGCAGGCTGATAGCCTCCCTCCAAGCAGCTCCGGCTCCGGCGCCAGCACAAAGTGTGATCTACAAGCTGCCACCGCAGCACTATTACCCGCCACCTCCGCCTCCTATACAACACTTGCCGCAGCACTGCAATTGTCCACCGGGACCACCAGGACCTCCGGGACCTCCTGGCTTGCCAGGAGTTCCGGGCCAACAGGGTCCCAAGGGGCCCAGCGGAGCTAAGGGTGAACGAGGCGAGAAGGGAGAGCGTGGTCATTACGGTTTACCGGGATCTCCGGGACAACCGGGACCCATGGGACCACCAGGAATTCCCGGACCACCTGGTCACAAATCGAGAAATGATCACCACGATCACGATCATGGTCAtgatcatcatcaccatcaccaccacccacacccacacccacctccgcctcctcctccaccgccgccgccgcctcctccaCCGCATCATCACCACCACCCGCACCCACCCATTATTCCACCTCCAATTATAGTTCCCATTCCAATCCCAGCCCCTCAGAAGGGTggtcaccatcatcatcacaAAGGATCCGATGGCCCTCCCGGACCACCAGGTCCACCAG GAACGGGACCTCCTGGACCACCAGGACCACCAGGCACAACGTATCCCCCTCCTCCTCCCCCACCTCCATACCCACCGTATCCGTACCCACCAGGACCCTACCCAGGACCAGGAGGACAAATCCCTTGGATTCCCGTCCCAGTGCCTGTGCCCTGGCCTTCGAAGGGACACAAGGGAGACAAGGGGCACAAGGGCGGACACAAGGGAGACAAGGGCGGACACCACCATCACTACTATCCACCAGGACACAACAAGGGTGGTCATTATCCGTATCCACCCCATAATGGTGGACATGGCGGACATGGTGGACATGGCGGACATGGCGGTCATGGCGAACATGGCGGACATGGCGGACATGGCGGACATGGCGGTCATGGCGAACATGGCGGACATGGAGGCCACAATCATCCAGGCCACAATCATCCAGGCCACAGTCATCCAGGCCACAATCATCCAGGCCACAATCATCCAGGCCACAATCATCCAGGCCACAATCATCCAGGCCACAATCATCCAGGCCCATACCCGCCACCTTACCCGCCGCATGGTGGAGACAAGggtcatcatcaccatcaccatcccTCCCACAATCACGGAGGTGGAAATGACGGGCACAACCACCATCATCCCTCTCACAATAACGGAGGGCAGGGGCACCATCATCATCCCTCGCACAACCACGGAGGTGGAAATGACGGGCACAACCATCATCATCCCTCTCACAATAATGGGGGGCATAACCATAATCCCTCCCACAATCACGGAGGTGGACATGACGGCCACAACCATCATCCCCCCTCTCACAATACCGGAGGGCACAACCATCCTCCCTCGCACAATAGCCCTCCCTCCCATCACAATGGAAACGGAGGACACAACCATCACCAGCCAAATCCCAATGAGCCGGGGGGCAGTGGTGAACAAAGCCCCCGTGATGATCTAGACTTGCTGGATGAAGATGTAGAGATCGTCGAGAACATAATAGATGATAATGACTTTATGGAGGGCGCGGAAGAAACACCGTCCGAAAATTCAGATTCCGAGACTGAACTTGAGGATGCGGGCTATGTTGGCTATGTAGACAACACAGTGGAAGTTATGGAAACTCCTGTTTACGCTGAAGAAGCAAATGAGGAGGATCCAAATTTGAGTGCTGAAAACAATGTAGAACCAGACGAAGAACCAGAAGAAGCCGTAGAAGACGAACCTGTAATGGAGGATCAGATGGACATGGAAATTGTAATGGAGGATAACCAGTCTTTCGATGGTGATGCAATCGAGGAGCGAACCAACAAAGGTCCAATTATCCTGGCCATTGGAACTCCCAGAAATCCATTTCACATTTATGCCTATGAACAGTATAACACATAA
- the LOC128251883 gene encoding LOW QUALITY PROTEIN: collagen alpha-1(I) chain (The sequence of the model RefSeq protein was modified relative to this genomic sequence to represent the inferred CDS: deleted 1 base in 1 codon) gives MRLLAVLLLSAFSTFCEGSWSFGSVQPVRTESRPKAKKPQYKNYDLYYYNPETLGSSFYYGSQTHCQCRPGPPGPPGPPGVAGLSGEEGAPGEKGERGDRGESGERGRSGRPGYPGFPGPIGPPGPPGLPGKPGVHHQTQRPTIVYLPAEDKPPKKETTKGVQALKIHHQNPITESPLKKQANPRHRSPCEQTPVKLRF, from the exons ATGAGGCTGCTTGCTGTTCTTCTGTTATCAG CCTTTTCAACATTCTGCGAGGGATCGTGGTCTTTTGGCTCAGTTCAGCCTGTTAGAACAGAGTCTCGTCCAAAAGCGAAGAAGCCACAGTATAAGAACTATGACCTGTACTATTACAATCCTGAAACGCTAGGTTCTTCCTTTTACTATGGATCACAGACTCATTGTCAGTGTCGTCCCGGACCTCCGGGTCCTCCGGGTCCACCAGGAGTTGCTGGCCTTTCAGGTGAAGAAGGAGCGCCGGGTGAAAAGGGCGAACGCGGTGATCGTGGAGAAAGTGGCGAACGCGGAAGAAGTGGCAGACCGGGCTATCCTGGATTTCCGGGGCCCATTGGCCCACCAGGTCCCCCAGGTTTGCCTGGAAAACCAGGGGTACACCACCAGACACAACGTCCAACAATCGTTTATTTACCGGCAGAGGACAAGCCGCCCAAAAAAGAAACCACAAAGGGC GTTCAAGCATTGAAAATCCACCATCAAAACCCGATAACAGAAAGTCCATTAAAAAAGCAAGCAAACCCAAGGCACCGCAGCCCATGCGAGCAAACTCCAGTGAAATTAAGGTTCTGA
- the LOC128251863 gene encoding peroxidase, whose product MRVFLVVLSVLAATVAIKCPYAAIEPLARSKRSAFDIRPGVSDGSLDALIKDFMPKYNANNVHISWAEPPRFGPHQALRCGIPPRDCLNDTRNLQYRSIDGSCNNLLYPEFGISVSRYGRLLPPRQVEQAPNARLISLSLYGEETINDRFRTMASMQWGQFVAHDISQLSLQGAPRDCCAEPRHSRCQVINLPRGGPIAYHTGKTCLHFARSVSEADAICPKSEAPYPEKLTVATAYLDLSSVYGNNPSQNRRVRLLKGGLLKTSYTNGQHWLPVSQNENGDCGIKSECYSVPDIRNQFSPTITLLQTLLVREHNRLAENLALINPHHDDERIFQEARKINIAQFQKITYYDWLPLVVGRTYTYLNGLIYPVEPTEYVNDYDETVNPAAYAEFSAAAFRYAHTQIPGWFSLVAPNRSSNQTMRLSDYLDRSETIRLLNTADNYDAMLRGLATQCQKRSDGNIDREIKHYFHRKEFEEYGSDLKSIDIQRARDFGLASYNDVREFCGLRRAVDWADFAHEIPGEKISLLRRLYATPDDVELSVGGSLEYHVPEALFGPTLLCVVGKQFLNTRRGDRFFFERENAVGFSRAQLAEIRKVSLASLFCNNANYLHLIQPNVFVFPNSHNSLINCNFIRQIDLSKWQDLRPQLVH is encoded by the exons ATGAGAGTGTTTCTGGTGGTTTTGAGTGTGCTGGCTGCGACGGTGGCCATCAAGTGTCCGTATGCGGCAATCGAACCCTTGGCCAGGTCCAAACGGAGTGCTTTTGACATTCGACCAGGTGTCAGTGATGGAAGCTTGGATGCTCTGATCAAGGACTTTATGCCCAAGTACAATGCCAACAATGTGCACATTAGTTGGGCTGAGCCCCCGCGTTTTGGTCCGCATCAGGCTTTAAGATGTGGTATTCCACCTCGAGACTGCTTAAATGATACGCGGAATCTGCAATATCGGAGTATCGATGGATCCTGTAATAACCTTTTGTATCCTGAGTTCGGAATTTCCGTTTCCCGATATGGAAGGCTTCTACCTCCACGGCAAGTGGAGCAGGCTCCGAATGCCCGGTTGATCTCCTTGTCCCTGTACGGCGAGGAGACAATAAACGATAGATTCCGCACCATGGCGTCCATGCAATGGGGACAGTTTGTGGCCCACGACATCAGCCAGTTGAGCTTGCAGGGAGCTCCGCGGGATTGCTGTGCCGAGCCACGTCATTCGCGCTGTCAGGTCATCAACCTACCGCGTGGAGGGCCCATCGCCTATCATACGGGCAAGACCTGCCTGCACTTTGCCCGGAGTGTGTCTGAGGCGGATGCCATTTGCCCCAAGAGTGAAGCACCCTATCCCGAGAAGTTGACGGTGGCCACTGCCTACCTGGACCTGTCGTCGGTCTATGGAAACAACCCCTCGCAAAACAGGAGAGTTCGCCTGCTCAAGGGCGGTCTTCTGAAGACAAGCTACACGAATGGCCAGCACTGGTTGCCGGTGAGCCAAAATGAGAACGGCGATTGCGGGATCAAGAGCGAGTGCTACAGCGTGCCGGACATTAGGAATCAATTCTCGCCCACCATTACCCTGCTGCAGACTCTGCTGGTTCGGGAGCACAATCGCCTGGCCGAGAACCTGGCGCTGATTAACCCCCATCACGACGACGAGCGCATCTTCCAGGAGGCGCGCAAGATTAACATTGCCCAGTTTCAGAAGATCACCTACTACGATTGGCTGCCCCTGGTCGTGGGTCGTACCTACACCTATCTGAACGGTCTAATTTATCCGGTCGAGCCAACTGAGTACGTGAACGACTACGACGAGACGGTTAATCCCGCTGCCTATGCGGAGTTTTCTGCCGCAGCCTTCCGATATGCCCACACCCAGATCCCCGGCTGGTTCTC GCTGGTGGCCCCAAATCGCAGCTCCAACCAGACTATGCGTCTCAGCGACTACCTCGATCGATCGGAGACCATCCGCTTACTGAATACAGCCGACAACTACGATGCCATGTTGAGGGGTTTGGCCACTCAGTGCCAAAAGCGATCGGATGGGAATATCGATCGGGAGATCAAACACTATTTTCACCGCAAGGAGTTCGAGGAGTACGGATCGGATCTGAAGTCTATAGATATTCAGAGGGCTCGAGACTTCGGACTGGCCTCCTACAATGATGTGCGAGAGTTTTGCGGACTGCGACGAGCTGTGGATTGGGCGGATTTCGCTCACGAGATCCCGGGAGAG AAAATATCGCTATTGCGCCGCCTGTACGCCACTCCGGATGATGTGGAGCTGAGTGTGGGTGGCTCCCTGGAGTACCACGTCCCAGAGGCTCTATTCGGACCAACTCTATTGTGTGTGGTTGGAAAACAATTCCTGAACACGCGACGCGGCGATAGATTCTTCTTCGAGCGGGAGAACGCTGTAGGGTTTTCACGTG CCCAACTGGCGGAGATCCGTAAGGTGAGTCTGGCCAGCTTGTTCTGCAACAACGCCAACTACCTGCACCTAATCCAGCCAAACGTTTTTGTGTTCCCAAACTCACA TAATTCACTAATCAACTGCAATTTTATCCGTCAAATTGATCTTAGCAAATGGCAGGATCTCAGACCTCAACTTGTACACTAG
- the LOC128251855 gene encoding uncharacterized protein LOC128251855 yields the protein MHRIPLHMVADPCPETSEYVTMSRVMCPRNLIECELFLKVLRKETDAVFHNFSESAQTSLNVSRKCMNMKNRDVLKKTSQSLDEIICRAPSGTTTFVDAILARSVIYMKSNQHGIACDDLLFYEALDPALKTIEGTIVSQILLCICLYMVREYKASQDKLAMLKDLIGKTPLSDKSEIAMFLSLLQQYDEKINQARRNVEFVQKVQSKTLVPFEGHKLTRKIPFASKACEYLEKEKCAGVFALTDIPKGEIVVVENPIYFQFSAPFINCDMCGLHRELLYTCDKCRYKTYCSKLCMESDSEVHQLECYGYRIGLIPMLEASILFRLFLQSGKYILPALVDFAMEGGVVNDPRDAWIFIQEHAQEEDRKYNIVGEFLATSPDYKLLTKEKYLEVVTTAFRLSVFIYNDTDLTDKYFYLLALQKIDIINVMAAILLRLAGHVLLKSQRDELYYPKPGEVMNETHEEFSECGALPMPTDRITANAFSYYGINAISDFIDCYHNLHDSLPEVENELQEKSSNNSPMFLFADRLHSICIQKYEIETIEDIISAEILPTQQVVEILDIFNTSKRCQLMTSIATYFHLFVHQYFNKVANTFQLKCTLRATLKAFKQDCATENVKVISLPRGKCVGVTAKNVVDGEELVICSEIVRHHDPNLMLNLVQCREFNFLSNSNQGKPSFEKGLGPSPEFLRHHKAFIFTINNKISTWKQSTQDEKLQVKLIILYGTYNSFLDLHCPEKDEIRLIGVLKFSMFLAMNGFLQHASDNIMHVVELIELDDIYFKNVDMYRQTFCVIKRIMEQYIDIMIDCSDLSGNYPKMLLGSCSLILRRLQLHTEALIDNEEAYSLYMEYSTYHYKWKTILNSYILMPPGLRNFLVDSKN from the exons ATGCATAGAATTCCCCTGCATATGGTGGCTGACCCTTGCCCCGAGACCTCTGAATATGTAACAATGTCCAGGGTCATGTGTCCGCGTAACCTGAT AGAATGTGAGCTGTTCTTGAAGGTTTTGCGAAAGGAAACCGATGCAGTTTTTCACAACTTTTCCGAGAGTGCTCAGACGTCCTTAAATGTTTCAAGAAAATGTATGAACATGAAAAACCGTGATGTGCTGAAGAAG ACTTCCCAGAGTCTGGACGAAATAATATGCCGCGCACCCAGCGGAACCACTACATTCGTTGACGCGATTTTGGCCCGAAGTGTGATTTATATGAAAAGTAACCAGCACGGC ATTGCCTGCGATGACCTGTTATTTTATGAGGCTTTGGATCCAGCTCTCAAGACAATAGAGGGAACTATAGTCTCACAGATCCTTTTATGCATATGTCTCTATATGGTGCGGGAATATAAAGCATCACAGGATAAATTAGCTATGTTAAAAGACCTAATTG ggaaAACGCCCTTATCTGATAAAAGTG AAATCGCCATGTTCCTGTCTCTATTACAACAATATGATGAGAAAATCAACCAAGCTAGGAGGAATGTTGAGTTTGTCCAGAAAGTCCAAAGCAAGACCTTAGTGCCTTTTGAGGGACATAAGCTTACAAGGAAAATACCATTTGCCAGCAAAGCTTGTGAATACCT cgaaaaagaaaaatgtgcCGGAGTTTTCGCTTTGACCGACATTCCCAAAGGAGAAATTGTTGTGGTGGAAAATCCAATTTACTTCCAATTCAGTGCTCCATTTATAAACTGCGATATGTGTGGATTGCATCGGGAACTGCTCTACACCTGTGATAAGTGTCGTTATAAAACCTATTGCTCAAAGCTGTGCATGGAATCTGATTCAGAAGTGCATCAACTTGAGTGTTATGGATACAGAATTGGCCTAATACCTATGCTAGAGGCTTCGATACTGTTTCGATTGTTTCTTCAATCAGGCAAATATATACTTCCGGCTTTAGTCGATTTTGCGATGGAGGGCGG AGTAGTAAATGATCCCCGTGACGCTTGGATCTTTATACAGGAGCACGCTCAGGAAGAGGATAGAAAATACAACATTGTTGGGGAATTTCTTGCCACATCGCCTGATTACAAACTGCTCACGAAGGAGAAGTATCTCGAAGTTGTAACTACCGCATTCCGTCTGtcggtttttatttacaatgaCACCGACCTCACagataaatacttttatttgcTGGCTCTACAGAAAATAGACATAATTAATGTGATGGCCGCGATTCTTTTACGGCTCGCTGGCCACGTTCTGTTAAAATCTCAACGAGATGAGCTGTACTATCCGAAACCCGGAGAAGTCATGAATGAAACTCATGAAGAATTCTCAGAATGTGGTGCACTACCGATGCCAACTGATCGCATAACCGCAAATGCCTTTAGCTACTACGGAATAAATGCGATATCAGATTTCATAGACTGTTACCACAACCTACATGACAGTCTTCCTGAGGTCGAAAATGAGTTGCAAGAGAAGTCTTCTAATAATAGTcctatgtttttgtttgctgatAGACTTCATTCCATATGCattcaaaaatatgaaatcGAAACTATTGAAGATATCATAAGTGCGGAAATCTTACCGACACAACAAGTCGTCGAAATTCTCGATATCTTTAACACTTCAAAACGTTGTCAATTAATGACAAGTATTGCAACATATTTTCACCTATTTGTtcatcaatattttaataaagttgcAAATACCTTCCAACTTAAATGCACGCTTCGTGCCACTTTAAAAGCTTTCAAACAGGACTGTGCGACAGAAAATGTGAAAGTCAT ATCGCTACCGAGAGGAAAATGTGTTGGAGTTACTGCTAAAAATGTCGTTGACGGCGAAGAGTTAGTGATATGCTCTGAGATTGTCAGGCATCATGATCCGAACTTAATGTTGAATTTAGTACAATGTcgagaatttaattttctttcaaattCTAATCAAGGGAAACCAAGT tttgaAAAAGGCCTTGGCCCTTCTCCCGAGTTTTTACGACATCATAAAGCATTCATATTCAcaattaacaacaaaatatcaaCTTGGAAACAGTCTACTCAAG ATGAAAAGCTACAGGTTAAGTTGATCATTTTATACGGCACTTACAACAGTTTTCTTGACTTGCATTGCCCAGAAAAGGATGAGATACGTTTGATAGGAGTCCTTAAATTTTCCATGTTTTTGGCTATGAATG gttTTTTGCAACATGCAAGCGATAACATTATGCACGTGGTTGAGTTGATTGAATTGGATGatatctattttaaaaatgtcgaCATGTACCGTCAAACCTTTTGTGTAATCAAGCGTATTATGGAACAATATATTGACATCAT GATTGATTGCTCGGATTTAAGTGGGAACTATCCCAAAATGTTGCTTGGAAGCTGTTCATTGATTTTAAGAAGACTGCAGCTTCATACCGAAGCTTTAATTGATAACGAAGAGGCTTATTCATTATACATGGAATACAGTACCTACCATTACAAATGGAAGACAATACTTAACTCTTATATTCTAATGCCACCAGGTTTAAGAAACTTTTTGGTGGACTCCAAAAATTAA
- the LOC128251875 gene encoding putative tRNA (cytidine(32)/guanosine(34)-2'-O)-methyltransferase 1 yields the protein MGKTSKDKRDIYYRQAKEEGWRARSAFKLLHVDEAYGILNGVQRAVDLCAAPGSWSQVLSRKLYDPCQTDDEKAAVKIIAVDLQAMAPIRGIIQLQGDITKQSTAEAIIGHFGGDEKAQLVVCDGAPDVTGVHEMDEYMQHQLLVAALSIATCVLETGGTFVAKIFKGNATWLLSSQMQIFFKKFDIYKPPSSRPSSIEAFVVCSDFCLPGGYIPQVINPARDDIRLLAQKTGSDVNRRLVPFIACGDLGGLSDSDEAKSSASKEPKSDVQYVYDAVMSDASYPLEFKEILKEVYDEQWQIS from the exons atgggaaaaacttCTAAGGATAAACGTGATATATATTATCGACAGGCCAAGGAGGAGGGCTGGAGGGCCAGGAGTGCTTTCAAGTTGCTCCACGTGGACGAGGCTTACGGCATTCTAAATG GAGTCCAGCGGGCCGTGGATCTTTGTGCCGCCCCCGGCAGCTGGTCGCAAGTCCTTTCCCGGAAACTGTACGATCCCTGCCAAACGGATGACGAAAAAGCCGCCGTGAAGATTATAGCCGTAGATCTGCAGGCTATGGCTCCTATACGTGGGATAATCCAGCTCCAGGGAGACATCACAAAACAGTCCACCGCAGAAGCCATCATCGGCCACTTTGGCGGAGATGAGAAGGCACAGCTGGTGGTCTGCGATGGAGCACCTGATGTCACTGGCGTCCACGAGATGGACGAGTACATGCAACACCAGTTGCTGGTGGCTGCCCTCAGCATTGCCACCTGCGTGCTGGAAACTGGCGGTACTTTTGTGGCCAAGATTTTTAAGGGCAACGCCACCTGGCTGCTCAGCTCCCAGATGCagatattctttaaaaagttCGACATCTACAAGCCGCCGAGTTCCCGCCCTTCGAGCATTGAAGCGTTTGTGGTTTGCTCCGACTTCTGCCTGCCCGGCGGTTACATTCCACAAGTGATCAACCCGGCTCGAGATGATATCCGTTTGCTGGCGCAGAAAACGGGATCAGATGTCAACCGCCGACTGGTCCCTTTCATAGCTTGCGGAGATCTGGGCGGACTAAGTGACTCTGATGAGGCCAAATCATCCGCTTCTAAAGAACCAAAATCG GACGTGCAATATGTTTACGATGCTGTGATGAGCGACGCATCTTATCCCTTGGAATTCAAGGAAATCTTAAAGGAAGTCTATGATGAACAATGGCAAATCAGCTAA